The following is a genomic window from Tachysurus fulvidraco isolate hzauxx_2018 chromosome 24, HZAU_PFXX_2.0, whole genome shotgun sequence.
gcttctcagcatcaaatacagacaggatgtttctcagcttggcaatatttctaaggtggaagaaggctgtttttgttgtatgggccatatgattttcaaaagacaagttgctgtctaacaccgaggtctttcactgttgagctactagtaacagtatgtccctctaaatggaagttaaattgtgagagtttctgtgtactggatTTTGGACCTATACGTactatttctgtcttatcagagtttaacaacagaaagttgcagctcatccaatcttttatctctctaaggatTTACAACACTTTgcctatttcatctggttttaatGAGACATATAACtatgtatcatcagcatagcataTAGCTGATGcattacacagtgaaatgaaacagcgTTTCTCCATGACCCTGAGATCCATAAAGACACAGAGCCACAACACAGATCTGAGggctaaatattaaatattaactatTCAACATGCAGGACAAGAGACAGTGCCAACAGACAATATAATACACTACAATACAGATACACAAAAGGAGATAGCAAATAAGattgaatatactgtagaagtATGATGCAAGAAGTATGCAAAATTCAACTCtattcaaaaaataattatatttaatagtaaatatttttttttactagagtATAAGTAAAAtttcacacatgcatttatttctagttctgtgtttaatgttaatttaaaacgAGGCAAATTTAGCATAGTTTGACAAGTATAATCTTTCAGTTAAACTCCTACACAGTCTCTAAATGCTGAACCTCAGCTGTTCAGGTGGCACATTGTAACGTAAGGATCGGTTATGCCATATTTCAAAGACagtccaaacaaacaaacaaccaaacgatacactttatttatgttttttaagaaAGCAAGAAATGCTTAATCCAACACAATATCATAGTTTATCTTGTGTGtcttaataaaatcaaattaaattccTAATGGAGGATTTTAAGCTGTCAAATGGTcatgtttaaacattttctaacatttgacttcttttctttccaagtaaataattaaaataagtatGTTTCGCTCATAAAACAAGTGAACATATTTGTAcctgagatgaaaaaaaagaaaaaaaatgttttgaactcTAAGTTCTTTTCCTCAAACTAGAGAAAACAGAGTATTAACTTCTACCCCGCTGTCCCCTTGCTCCTGTTTTACATTCATGCCCCGTCAAATTGATCCGATGTATGAGGAGCGCCTCATGCTGGTAGACATGACGcttttatcaataacaataaaactgaACAGCAGATGGcggtctgtttttattattattattattattattattattattattattattattattattattattattattattatgttttaaagTATGTTTGATTATGAAGTACCACGTGTTAAGACCTAATATAAATTGATtcataatataaacataatataaatcCATTTATATTGAAACAGTTTTTTAATTTTcctcattaataaaatataaataaaaatattgattactttttatattaattagattattaaaacaaaatactCATTACACTTGATCAAAAGTGAATTAAAACTCATTAAATTGcctaacagaaaataaattcttCCAAATACATATTTAACTCATTGTAATGAATAACAATAAAGCCTTAACAAAACCACCAATATCTATTTTACAGGcaacaacaactttttttttaaaactcaatATAAAAGGATAAAACAAATGACAATTAAAACGTACTACTGAAAGGTAAATAgcatttcattattaatatcatGCAAGCAGAAACATATAACATGGCATTAAAACAAATTGTCTGAAAAATGATATGAACACAGTACACAATAAGGAAACAAATTTGTGCATATTCAGTAGTGTGCCAACGTTCTCTATTTCCCACCTTGATCCCGTTTATGCTTTATATCCCAATCTATTTTATTCCCTTGGAGTAAAATTCTGCTTTTCTAATTATCCTGATTAACCCATTAATCCTACttttacaatttatatattatatacaattaatatatatatatgcgtgcTCTAAATCCGTGAAACaaaaatgataatgataaatCTGAATATGACAAAAACCTAATACAGTCTGAAATATTATCATTAAATtgcaaaataaagtaaatgtgttttagtgttttattttcattgagTCAGATAAAGGCACCTTACTTTGAATAGCTCATTCCTTAGCTCTTGTGAGATCAACGTCTTGTCGGCTCAGGCCTTCACTATTGTAGGTTGCGTGAGTTCTTGTGGTCGTTGTGGCAAGCTGTAAACTTTTAGGAACATCTGACACTTTGTCTCCGTCAGATACTGAACAGCATTTTGAAGACACTTTATATGATATTAATGAACAGCATGCATAATTTTGACTACAAACTTAGTCAAAATTACATCCAAACTACTCGAAGGGACCTTTAAAGGTTGCATGTAAAACCCTTCCAGATAATTTCTGATATAACCCTTTTAGAAAGTCAGACATCTCTAATTATCGAATGAGTTCGTTTTGTAAGATTGTATTCACCAAGGATACTTCACGAACAGCTTCACTACAATATAATACATGTAAACAGCTGATATGACCCCATAACTAACCCATCCCATGAATCACATGAATTTGAGAGGAGTGGTCAAATGCATATACAAACTGGGGACTGACACTGCTAGCTCCTAGCAGTCTTGTTCATCAGAACATTCAGTACATCCAAAAGCCAGCAACATGGTTGAGTGGACAGATTTCGAGCGCGCTACCATCCAGGACAGCTTTTCCAAGATCGATTACAAGACTGTCGGTCACCAGGCGCTGGCAAGGTACAATCATTTTAATACGTATTACCTGACTTAAAGAAAtggttaaatacataaatgacaTAAGGAGTGATTATAAcgcttatgattttatttttaaatgtttctcagATGTCTGGTCGTGTACCCATGGACCCAGAGGTATTTCGCTAGCTTTGGAAACTTACGCCGCTGCCATCGTGGGAAATCCCAGGGTTGCTGCCCACGGCTTGACGGTAATGCAAGGGCTGGAGAAAGCGGCCAAGAACAAGGATTTTATCCTATACCACAACCTTAAAACAACCTTTATGATCTAGTTCAAGTCTAAGGAGTATAAAGTTATTGAGTTTTTTGGTCAGTGTCTAAGACAAGGAATTTACttacagacagaaaaaatgtCTCAACATTCATTAAATTCATTTACAATATTCACACAGATTCATTCCTAATCTTAGGCATAATATGCTAAAAACCAATAACACACTACATTTCTATCGACTTATTTTTATCTTAAATTTATGAACATGCAAAGgctcagagaaaacacaaaacatagtGTTACTTTCCATAGTGTTGGCTTTTATTTAGATCAGTCAAGAACATAAAAATcatattgtgtgtttgcatgtctcTGTTCTGTTGCCTGCAGAGCTTCTTATCTGTACTTCTCAGAGAGAGCCAGGGACAAAGCAGCGAGAAACTTGTCCATAGCCACATGCACCTCAGGAGTAAAGTCAGTGGGGAACAGGATGGCCAGAACCACCAGCAAATTGTGGGAGAGGATCTACAAGGAAAGGGAAAAACAACTACATTAAACAACATGTTGTGGAACAGGATTTACATATGGGTAAAACACACTAAAATATTATGGAGGaaatagtattaaatattaagtttaTTTACCTTGAAGTTGGCGGGGTCAACACGCAGCTGGAAAGCATGCAGCTGGCTTAGGTTGAGCAACCCATTGGTCAGGTCATCGATTTTGTTCACAGCCTCTGCCACACCTGAGACAACAGTCTTCCCGTGCTTCTTCACTTGGGGTGAGTCAAGGCTCAAGTCACTCCAATGGGAAAAGTAGGTTTTGGTCTGAGGGTAAACAGTCAGCATCCTGCATAGAAACATTGTACAGAGTGAGTACTCGGTATCAGAAGAGGAATCGAAATGAATACCAAAAGGAGAAGAGTTGCTCAAGCACCTACCTGTAGAGAGCTTGTCTACCGATTTCTTCAGCCTGTGAGGAGATCGTGGCCCAGAAGGCTTTGACGGCAGCTTTGTCCTTGTCAGAGAGACTCATGGTTTCGTAGTGGTGTGGAAGAAAACTTCTGTAGACTCTCTGAGAAACGACTCAGCCTTTTATACAACGACCCCCAGCTGGCACACCCGAGACCCACCAATTTAAAAAAGAGATTAGAAAGAGCTTCTGCTGCTTGTAATAGATAACTGTCAAGTCTGATAGGAAACAATGCGTTAATCGCTAACTGATATTTTACCCccaaaattaaaaattgtctAATCAGGGCAGAAAACAAtttacaaattacaaattagATAACAAATGAAgtgagatgtttttttcttttcacttggAATGCAATAACTTAAAATAGCTTTACAAGAAAAGGCCAGCTATCAGATTGTACTTGAAGACAACATAATATGACCCAATTACTTAAGggctgttgtttatttattgatcatATATGACATGAAAacaattttaatgtaaatactgCACCACTGTCAGGACTGTATGTGTTTTAGCcacacaataacattttaaacatattgtGTCTAAATTTATGGTGTTGTTTTGCATTGGTGTATAGCTTTAgtggttctgttttttttttaatttaatttatatagtataaatgatgtgttttttaGACTAAATATGTTATCAACAGAAGGTTTCCATGGGCTTGACCACTAAAAATATATTGCAGGCTCTTCCTGTTCACTCACTGCAGCTCGAGTCAGCATGTGGTTAGCATGCTATTTCAGATGGCTCAAATAGACCAAGAATATATTGTTGGTACACAGCAAAGTGATATAAAGTGAATTCAGATATATTTTGGATAGTTTATAAATTTCTATAATTTCATGTTTACATTACTGAAATCCTGGCTTACTTTCTATCAAGACTTTGTAATGACATGTAGGCCTTGTTTCTAAAAGTATTTCTACACAAAGATAAAGTTAAAAGGCTTTGCTAGTTAAGATGATCTCATGGACACAGAGTTTGAGAAAAATCATATCATTTTTTAGAACCTTGGCCTTCAtcatcttttacatttttaaaacttaaTTGAATTTTTATCAATGAAAAATGCTTAGCTTAGAAATTAGCTTAATTCCTAAATGGGTTTTCAGAAATTAAATTGAGTCACATGATCACAATTTGTTTTGATTACGAATTTTTGATAATGCAACCAATACTCTTACCAAAGCTGAGGCTCGAAACTGGGTCAAAAATGGGaaattacatattattatttattcctttccaCACCAACAACTTCAccaacttttacatttacatttacagcatttggcagacgcccttatccagagttacGTAcacaagtgcttaaatctctaacattggatacattaatgctggttcattaggttacatacttaagataccatgagtttaaaacattgttcaaagttacaagtttatttatttatttttttaataaaacgtTTTATATGAAAAAACGTTTTATAAACTTTCAGTGATGGCAAGAGTTAATCAAATTTCAGtaactgaaattaaaaaatcTTCTCCAAATTTATCAGTATAATATTGATCGAATACAGTAGGCTAAGTAAAATGACTACATGTAGTATAACTATATGTAGTAAATACACTGTAACAAAAATTACATGGTTGTCGAACTTATGTATGCTGTTTATGTATCATAAATCTGTGAAATATATTTAGAACCGAAAAGCACCGATTCATATCTAATCAATATTGTTCAGACTCTCAGAGTGAACACACCCCATCAGATGTTTGTAGTCAGGTCTTGGGAGGTGCCGTCAAATGCATATATAAGCGGCCTAAAAAGACTTCATCAGAACATTCAGAACCTCCAAAAGCCAGCAACATGGTTGAGTGGACAGATTTCGAGCGCGCTACCATCCAGGACATCTTTTCCAAGATCGATTACAAGACTGTCGGTCACCAGGCGCTGGCAAGGTACAATCATTTTAATACGTATTACCTGACTTAAAGAAAtggttaaatacataaatgacaTAAGGAGTGATTATAACGCTTATGagtaatttttaaatgtttctcagATGTCTGGTCGTGTACCCATGGACCCAGAGGTATTTCGCTAGCTTTGGAAACTTGTATAACGCCGCTGCCATCGTGGGAAATCCCAGGGTTGCTGCCCACGGCTTGACGGTAATGCAAGGGCTGGAGAAAGCGGCCAAGAACATGGACAACATTAAGGGCACTTACGCCGAGTTGAGTGTGCTGCACTCTGAACAACTACACGTCGATCCCGAAAACTTCAGGGTGAgtctgatttgatttatttataaaccattAGTCCTAATTCTGTTAGTTTCATTTAGTGTCAGTTTATCACTCTGTCTACATGCATCATCCGTTCTATACTTTAACCTGTGTTCATTCTTTCTGCTCTGTTTCCTCCTGTAGCTGTTGGCTGACAACATTACCATTGTAGTCGCCTCTGTCCTGGGTGTTAGTTTCACAGCTGAAGTGCAGGCAGCTCTGCACAAGTTCCTGGCTGTCGTAGTCTCTGCACTCGGAAAACAGTACCAATAAATGCTGCATgtgatttgttctgttttctgcGTTGAAGTCAAACTTTGTCgattaatgcaaataaatgtttaaataattaatatctcgtcatctgttgtgttttttattacgCTAATTATTTTCTCCGTGGGGAATGCCGTTACAACTTGCAAAgttatttcaaataattttcatttttaattggaaagatgaaaataattaaacttctgcaaaaaataaataaatacaaaaacaacacactttgGTGGTGTtattggtggtgttggtggcTTCCTAGGCTAACAGATATAGTGGCCTTTTTCGGTTCTTAATGTAATAAAGTCCCAAATCATTATatctacatttatataattctaaaataataatgtagcTAAAATATAACAATGCAAGACCTTTACATATAGGACAAATAACAAACTAGAAAAAGTTGGTTTATTATAGTTCATAATATTTCTTATCTATTCACATGAAAGAGAGGCTTTACTGCTTACAGAGATAATATTTTTCAAATCTGTCTGCGTTCGTCAGTACTTAATGTTAAAGTACCGATCTATTTTCCGtaccgtttatttatttaaatctagaGATAAAAATTATGAAATGCAAGAATAAGTGACTTTTGTACCCGTCCATAGGACACAAGGCTTTCTTATGGCCACTGAACTATCCCTTTACCTTTGTTAGCACAGACCTGACAAGAACATATATACATTGTAAAAATATCCGTATATTTAACAGTGATAAACAGTAAAATCGTGACAGTAAAAGTCCgtaaactataaaatatattaaaactgtAGATTTAATGTGAATTTCCCGTAACTAAATGAATCTGTGAAAACCAGTAATTTGTATATTGTTTCTCAGCAAAAAATACTTAACAATACCGTAATGCActattgcagtgtttttttaaatggaaaatttTCATGAAGTTTATAACGGTCAAACACaatgatttttacatttatttgttgaaaaaaataCAGGTTTTAATTGTTGAATGCAAGTATGATTGTGTTGGAAATGAATGTATGCTATAATATGACATTGtgatttttgaaatattttcacataataatgaattaaatagcACTATTAAGAAAGCAAATTCACTTACTGAATTCATTCTTGATTCACTCCAACTTCACACATTGGTCGTGCTAATAAGCAGTGTACAATGTATTAGAATATTTTTTCCTCAAGTGTCATATTTGagtaaaattaaatcattacaTGTCTTTATCAGTtcccttttgttttgtgttttaaaaaacaaaaaacagcatattcttcttttttataCTTGAAACAATCTTTTTTATGAtcccaaaaacattaaaataataatctcttgcttgttctatctatctatctatctatctatctatctatctatctatctatctatctatctatctatctatctatctatctatctatctatctatctatttatttatctatactTAAATAATACTATATCTCTATTCTTTTAGGGAAAATAGAACTGTATGATTTTAAAAGTATCTCATCCAAAATCGTTTCCCTCCTGAAGTCTGGACGAGCGGCCTTTCACATCAAGGCGCCTGATTTCAAACGGGCCAATCAGCGCACTGCATCAGGCAATtaatatggggtcagaattgtttcgttattctgaataaatacactatgatccacaaataaatataaagagcttcacaaatatttttacaaatttcacaaaaagaaatgaaattaaaataaataaaatgggatttgcaaataaaaaaaattataaattgtatttatttgcgaattgcttcctgctcattagtgaatcgcgttctgtgcatttgtggatttgaaacatttctaacgtcaagatgtgcacaaaaatccacaaataggtggactccgcccaccgcctactccagccaatcacgttctgatttactcgctcttcacactaccactggacccattgatgatgctgaaatcgtttccaaagaaagcagaattgaactaacccttagtgctggctacaatccatgcagggttaccagattgggctcgaatctgcgacaaatgttttttatttgtttttttttttaatcgtattttgcagtacatattacacatcACAGTGCGAGTAGATAGTGCGAGTAGATCAcaacgtgattggtttgaggtagaccgtgtcacgattggtcagcgccacgagaccgttgtccgattggctggagtagacggtgggcggagtccacctatttgtggattcttgtgcacgtcttgacgttagaaatgtttcaaatccacaaatgcacagaacgcgattcactaatgagcaggaagcaattcgcaaataaatacaatttataaatatttttttatttgcaaatcccattttatttatttgtgaatttcatttctttttgtgaaatttgtaaaaatatttgtgaaactctttatatttatttgtggatcatagtgtatttattcagaataatgaaacaattctgaccccataattAACGCCTTTGCAGCCCCGCTCACTTTGGATTACGGCATCATCGTTTTCACCaagttttttctattttcttggATTTAACTTCAACCACAGGTCGTCTTCAGTTACTTCGGTAAGAAAACGATCTAAATTGGTTTATTTATGAACAGTGTTGTGTTGCAGACAGTGAAGGCGCAAAGTTATATTAGCTTTAGCTCAAGCACTAACGTTAGCCACCTCAGACTCAAAAACAGCCTTCTAACGCCAGTAGCGGTTGTTTCAGAGACGTCTGGATTAATGTAGGCCGTTTTATAAGTGTAACTCCATTTTAAGGCTTTAGGTAAAGGCAGCCAGGAttttccagctttttttttaacctcacaGCTGTGTTTTATGGAATATGTGTTCTTACTGCATATGTGGAGAATCGGTTCAGTCCGTGAAAGCttatgtttttcatttcattgtcaGACTGAATGCCTTAATTTCATTGGACCAGTGACCAAACTCTTTGTGTGTCTTAACAGATATGGCTGAATCACAGCTGCTAAAGAACATAGGGGATGCGATAGCAGGAGTGCTTCCGGACCTTCCTGATCAACTTGTTAAGTCCGTTGAAGatactttgaaaacacttggtGCGGCAACCACAGATGATTTAAAGTACATCACAGAAAACGATTTGCTGCCAGTGTTAAAGCCCATACAAGCCTGAGGACTGGTTGCTGCCTGGACCCAAAATAGTGAGTATAGAACAATGTCACCACACCACCCAATAGCACACTTGTTAACATGGTGTTAAGGTTAGAATATGAATTTTTATGAGTCTAATGATGATGTGATCAGTatttcctgaataaataaatgttgttattATGCAATAGGGGGCTGTTTTCAAAAATtcaaatttttaaaatgcaatctGTTAGATAAATTGCATTTAGTTTTTACTATTTTGTGTAAACTTAATGTCTCCAAATGCATCTATACAGTGTGTAATTTAGCAAAACAGGAAAAGCATTACTCAATGTTTAATactttcatatcttctttttaGTCTCTGGGACTTCAACACCAAAATCTGTGCATTCATCTCCAGTGGTTGTCTTTCACTCTGCA
Proteins encoded in this region:
- the LOC113656758 gene encoding hemoglobin embryonic subunit alpha-like isoform X3, with the protein product MSLSDKDKAAVKAFWATISSQAEEIGRQALYRMLTVYPQTKTYFSHWSDLSLDSPQVKKHGKTVVSGVAEAVNKIDDLTNGLLNLSQLHAFQLRVDPANFKILSHNLLVVLAILFPTDFTPEVHVAMDKFLAALSLALSEKYR
- the LOC113656759 gene encoding hemoglobin subunit beta-like yields the protein MVEWTDFERATIQDIFSKIDYKTVGHQALARCLVVYPWTQRYFASFGNLYNAAAIVGNPRVAAHGLTVMQGLEKAAKNMDNIKGTYAELSVLHSEQLHVDPENFRLLADNITIVVASVLGVSFTAEVQAALHKFLAVVVSALGKQYQ